DNA from Metabacillus flavus:
TGTAAAAGGCAGGCCATACTTTCTATTGACAGCATCTCGTTCATGATGTTGTTGCCAACCGCGGAGAAGACTTACGTTTCCCCATAAGTTCTTCCTCCGGTTTCTCCTCTCCCTTTTCCTTCTAGCCTTTTGGTTTAGAGGGACCCTGCGGTTATGCCGCGGGGTTTTTTTTATGCTTGCAATTGCCTGTCTTTTCTCCCTCTTTAATTTATGGTACGATGACTTTGCGAAAAAACAGGAAATTTGTAAAGCAGTGGTGAATAGAAAATGAGAGTTGTATCTGGTTCATTGAAGGGAAGACCTTTAAAAGCAGTTCCAGGGATGTCGACCAGACCGACAACAGATAAGGTGAAAGAAGCTATTTTTAATATGATCGGACCTTATTTTGATGGAGGACTGGCACTTGATCTCTTTGGAGGAAGCGGAGGTCTTGGAATTGAGGCACTGAGCAGAGGGACAGAACGGTGCATATTTGTGGATCGGGACGCAAAAGCCATCCAAACGATACATAGCAATCTTGAGGCGTGCCGTCTGCAGGAGCAGGCAGAGGTTTATCGCAATGACGCGGAGAGAGCGCTTAAAGCCATTATTAAAAGAGAGCTTCAGTTTCAATTGGTGTTTTTGGATCCGCCGTACAAGCTACAAAAATTGAAAGCGCTTATCGAACAGATTAGTGATGAACAGCTTCTTACAGAGGGCGGCTTTGTCGTTGCAGAGCATGGAACGGAGGTTGAATTGCCAGGCCAAATTGGAAGCTTCGAATTAGTGAAGTTTGAGAAGTATGGGATGGCTGCTGTCAGTATTTACAGACACGGCAATGGGAGAATGGGGGAAATATAATGGCAAGTGTAGCAGTTTGTTCAGGGAGTTTTGATCCGGTGACTCTTGGACACTTGGATATTATCAGACGGGGAGCCAATATTTTTGATACAGTATACGTGTGTGTATTAAATAACTCATCCAAAAATTCTTTGTTCAGTGTGGATGAGAGATGCGCGCTGCTGCAAGAAGTGACAAAGGATATTCCCAATGTTACGGTAGAGTCTTCTCAAGGTTTGCTGATTGATTATGCCAGGAGCAAAAAAGCAAACGCAATTTTAAGAGGGTTAAGAGCCGTATCGGATTTCGAATACGAAATGCAGATTACATCCATGAACAGAGTACTCGATGACAAAATCGAAACCTTTTTTATGATGACGAACAATCAATATTCATTCTTAAGTTCAAGTATTGTGAAGGAAGTGGCAAAATACAACGGAGATATTTCGGACCTTGTCCCTCCGTGTGTTGAAAAAGCACTAAAAGAAAAATTTAATAAAGCAGAATAAGGGCGGAGAATCATCTCTGCCCCTTTTTTTACACGAAAAGAAAGTATAAATTTCTACTTCATCATCTTTCTTTGTATAAGTTGATTTGTCCAGCTCCAGCGCCTAGACCGATCTGAGGTGTCGGGGCCCGCAGGATGCGGGTCAGTTCTGTGCTGCGACAGGACGCCTCGCACTTAGCAGGACCTCATTTTTACAAGGCAGCTTGCGCTTTTCTTAATAAGCCGCATTTTTGCGCCAATAAAGCCAGATATACAAACAAAGGAAAAATAGAGTAATGAGCGGACCAGCCGAATATAAAATGTTTAATGGCTCCAATTCTTCAATTCCATTCGGAGGTGCATATGTTTCTGAAATGCCTCCTCTGTTTACGTAGAGCGGCTTCCATAGCACCCATGTAAGAATGGCGGCGAAAAATCCCTGCATCATCCTTGCTATAAAAAATGGGAAAAAGCGAACGTCGGTTTCAGCTAGAATACTTGCAACCTGAGCTTGAACAGATAGGCCGCTGAATCCGAGTATAAACGATGCCATGATGACTTTAGAAAGCAGACCGGCATTCGCTTTACTTGCTTCCATATTTCCTTGTGTGATCTCAAAAACCCCTGCAATCAGCGGCTTTGTAAGGGTTTCAGGGAGTGAGAATAAATAGAATGCCTGGCTTAGGATACCAGCCGCCATATTTGAAAACCCAACGATATCCAAAATCCTCGTTAAAACAGAAAAGAGAATGATAAAGCCGCCAATGACAAGAAGCGTTTGTACAGAACCCAGAACTGCATCCCCAAGCATTTTTCCAATAGGCTTTTTGTTTTTTAAACGGGTCTCATGAAGTGCTCCGAAGGCCTCTGAAAATAAAGGGAAAGGGAATTTTTTGATCCGTATTTCGTTCTGAGCTTCTGTTTGTCTTCCATGAAATCGCATAATGATGCCTACAAGCAGGTTTGATAAATAATGGGCGGAGGCAAGCAAAATACCCAGTGCGGGGTTTTTGAAAATTCCAACGGAAACAGCAGCAAACATAAAAAGAGGACTAGAACAATTTGTAAAGGAAACCAGCCTTTCCGCCTCAATATTGGTAAGCTGCTTTTCTTTTCGCAAACGCGCAGTAAGTTTTGCACCTGCAGGAAAACCTGATGCAATTCCCATTGCCCAGACGAATCCGCCTGACCCGGGAACCTTAAACAGCGGTCTCATGACAGGCTCTAAAAGGACACCCGCAAACCTGACAATACCGAAGCCAATAAGCAGCTCGGAAATGATAAAGAAAGGGAGCAGGGAAGGAAACACAATGGTCCACCAAACTTCCAGCCCGCCCCTTGAGGCCTCCAGAGAAGCCTTTGGATGCAAGATAATGGATGCAGTGAGCGCAAGCATTAAAAATGCAATAAGCAGAGTATTCCACTTTTCACGGCTCAACAGGCTCCCCCTCTCTATGTTCTATACAATCAGAACTGTGTAATGATAAAATAGTTGTCAGGCATGTACCTCTTCAATACCTTAATATACGAGAATAGCCTTCTATTTTAGACCATAAGATTCAGTATCTGCCTTTAAATGATTAGAGGAGGGCTGGTGAACATGGAACCTAAAATCGGTTTGGCGCTCGGATCTGGAGGAGCAAGAGGATTTGCACATCTGGGGGTATTGAAAGTATTGAAGGACGAGGGGATACCGGTTCACATGATAGCCGGGAGCAGTATGGGAGCACTTGTGGGAAGTTTTTATGCAGCAGGGCTTGATATAAAAAGTCTGTACCAAATAGCTGCAGCCTTTAAAAGAAGCTATTATTTAGATCTGACCATCCCTAAAATGGGATTTATTGCAGGTGAAAAAATAAAAGGTTTGATACGGGCTTTTACAAAGGGCAATAATATTGAAGATTTGAACATACCGCTTTCCATTGTGGCTACGGACTTATGCAAAGGTGAAAAAGTGATATTTACAAAAGGCCCGGTTGCAGAAGCCGTTCGCGCGAGCATTGCCATTCCGGGAATTTTTGTTCCGGAGGTCATTAATGGCAGGATGCTTGTAGACGGAGGAGTTGTTGACCGGGTTCCGGTATCGGTAGTCAGGGATATGGGGGCGGATCTTGTAATTTCGGTTGATGTTTCAGTAGTGAAAAGACAGGCAGCCATCACATCGATTTTTGATGTGATCCTTCAAAGTCTTGATATTATGCAGGATGAACTGGTTCATCACCGTGCCGTTGCCTCCGACATTATGATACGCCCCCAAGTAGAGAAATTCAGCTCCAGATCTTTTACTAACATACAAGAGATTATTTTAAGCGGAGAAGAGGAGGCAAAAAAAAGCCTCCCAGCGATCCGTTCTCTGATTGACAATTGGAAGGAGTCTCAGAATGAGGAATAAACGAAAAGGGGCAATCCGGGCTTTTGTCATCGGCATAATTATAGCCATGGCGATTTCCTACATAAAATTACCGTATTACGTAACAAAGCCCGGCAATGCTTCAGCCCTTGAACCCATCATTGAAGTAGATGGAGGCTACGATTCAGCTGGAAGCTTTTCATTGACTACTGTGAGCATCGGAAGGGCAAGTATTCTCGGTTATCTCGCAGCCCAGTTTGATGAATATGCTGAAATCCTCCCGATGAATCAAGTCAAAGCACCGGATGAATCCGATGAGGAATACTTGAATAGACAGCTGAAACTGATGGAAGGCTCCCAGGAATCAGCGCTGATTCTTGCCTACCATGAGGCAGGAAAAGATGTGACAAGCAAATTCAACGGCGTGTATGTGAATTCACTTATCAAAGGCATGCCAGCTGCAAAAAGCTTAAAAGCAGGCGACAGAGTGTACGAAATTGATGGTAAAGCATTAAAAAGTTCAGAAGAATTCGTCAGCTACGTTGAAAAGAAAAAAGAAGGGGATCAATTATCCATTACCTTTGAAC
Protein-coding regions in this window:
- a CDS encoding SepM family pheromone-processing serine protease, coding for MRNKRKGAIRAFVIGIIIAMAISYIKLPYYVTKPGNASALEPIIEVDGGYDSAGSFSLTTVSIGRASILGYLAAQFDEYAEILPMNQVKAPDESDEEYLNRQLKLMEGSQESALILAYHEAGKDVTSKFNGVYVNSLIKGMPAAKSLKAGDRVYEIDGKALKSSEEFVSYVEKKKEGDQLSITFERGGKKRTVPVAIAKFPESLTNGGESKAGIGITLMTDREVTVNPDIKLDTEDIGGPSAGLMMSLEIYDQLTKEDFTKGYQIAGTGTIAETGEVGPIGGISQKIVAADKSGAEIFFAPSENGKKGSNYEEAVKTAKDIKTKMKIVPVDQFNDAVGYLKQLKLK
- a CDS encoding patatin-like phospholipase family protein, producing MEPKIGLALGSGGARGFAHLGVLKVLKDEGIPVHMIAGSSMGALVGSFYAAGLDIKSLYQIAAAFKRSYYLDLTIPKMGFIAGEKIKGLIRAFTKGNNIEDLNIPLSIVATDLCKGEKVIFTKGPVAEAVRASIAIPGIFVPEVINGRMLVDGGVVDRVPVSVVRDMGADLVISVDVSVVKRQAAITSIFDVILQSLDIMQDELVHHRAVASDIMIRPQVEKFSSRSFTNIQEIILSGEEEAKKSLPAIRSLIDNWKESQNEE
- the coaD gene encoding pantetheine-phosphate adenylyltransferase, encoding MASVAVCSGSFDPVTLGHLDIIRRGANIFDTVYVCVLNNSSKNSLFSVDERCALLQEVTKDIPNVTVESSQGLLIDYARSKKANAILRGLRAVSDFEYEMQITSMNRVLDDKIETFFMMTNNQYSFLSSSIVKEVAKYNGDISDLVPPCVEKALKEKFNKAE
- the rsmD gene encoding 16S rRNA (guanine(966)-N(2))-methyltransferase RsmD — translated: MRVVSGSLKGRPLKAVPGMSTRPTTDKVKEAIFNMIGPYFDGGLALDLFGGSGGLGIEALSRGTERCIFVDRDAKAIQTIHSNLEACRLQEQAEVYRNDAERALKAIIKRELQFQLVFLDPPYKLQKLKALIEQISDEQLLTEGGFVVAEHGTEVELPGQIGSFELVKFEKYGMAAVSIYRHGNGRMGEI
- the ylbJ gene encoding sporulation integral membrane protein YlbJ, whose product is MSREKWNTLLIAFLMLALTASIILHPKASLEASRGGLEVWWTIVFPSLLPFFIISELLIGFGIVRFAGVLLEPVMRPLFKVPGSGGFVWAMGIASGFPAGAKLTARLRKEKQLTNIEAERLVSFTNCSSPLFMFAAVSVGIFKNPALGILLASAHYLSNLLVGIIMRFHGRQTEAQNEIRIKKFPFPLFSEAFGALHETRLKNKKPIGKMLGDAVLGSVQTLLVIGGFIILFSVLTRILDIVGFSNMAAGILSQAFYLFSLPETLTKPLIAGVFEITQGNMEASKANAGLLSKVIMASFILGFSGLSVQAQVASILAETDVRFFPFFIARMMQGFFAAILTWVLWKPLYVNRGGISETYAPPNGIEELEPLNILYSAGPLITLFFLCLYIWLYWRKNAAY